The nucleotide window GGTCTCTAGCCGTCCTCTAACGAGCTTCTTAAGGGACAGAATGATGAGGGACAGCAGGAAAAGCACCGGTCATAGCACATGTGCTGGGAGAAAAAAGAGGCAGTGCTCTGATCGCTTCCTAAACTGAAGCGAAATTGCTCAGAGTGAAATTGCTCAGAGTGAGCGACCATTTCAGCATGATGAGGGACGTGACACGGGCTTGAGTGACCCATCATGGACTGGAGGGGAATGGCTGAAGCGGGGATGAGCCTTTCATGCCGACACACGTCATAGTCTCACCAGGTTTAAAAAAGGTGCAGAACACATTTGTGGAAGACATCCAACAACGGAGGTCTTCCGGGGAGAGTACGCCGAAGACGAAAGAAAACACGGGTAGTGGATCCAATAACTGATTGCACAAGCGCCTCTACAGGCCAAATCATGAGCCGTTACTTCCGTATTGATTCCCCTGCAAGCCGGCTGTCTTAATTGGGCAGGCACTAGACTCCTCACACTTACTTAGCTGATGTTTTCACACAGTTAAGCATGATCAAATAGAGCCTGATCACAGGGGAAACATGTGTCGCTACTTAAAATAaccacatttaaatgaatatagaCCGCTAGATAAATAGAcgcattttttaattaaccatTCATTACTACTAAGGAGTCAACAAACGGACAGTACTTTACTTAACCGGGTATATTTCTATGCAAATAAATTGTGCCCCAAACCAACAGTCATCTTAAATACTTTAGCCTGCCGATCTGCTGTTTGATAAATCACGTAATACAACAGCGATCAACTGCAAAGCGTCACGATCTCACACACAAGTCTGTAGAAACAGATTTACTGATGACTTTTGAATATTGCGAAAACAGTCTCCCTTTTATCCCACAAGATCTGAGTGCTACCGAGATCCTGATACATACATAATAACCGAGAATTAAACAGCACTAGCCGTAGCTTGTCTTTATATTTTCTtctaaacaaacagcaaattCATTATCAAGTACCTGTGCATATCCCTAGCGCATACCAAATACAGGGAACGCCAAAGAAAACGCCAAACAAACTCTAGCACAACAGATTGCTTAagggaaaggggaaaaaaaagacatgctaGACATGCAGCAAAGCCCATGTGTGCACAGTCTCACAGCTGCACTTTCATAATCTGTATTTTAATCTGTGATGcggttaaaacaaaacaaaagaaaaaataggaTATGGGATACAGAAGAGGCTCCGCTGGCTAACGCGTTAAGGCACATATGTTGCAGATCACTTCATGCTTTCATGGTCTCTTACTCCCGCTCTCTCGCTCACtgcccctctcacacacacgcattgaATAAAAATGGATGAAAAGCAAAATAGTGTGGGGGTggtagtagtggtggtggtggtggcagAAAGGGGAAGGCAAATGACAAAGCTTTGTCAAGCGTCAAAACTAGGCTGTAGCTGAAAGGACTGCATTCTTCCAAAGTCTAAACACTGACCCGAATGTTCCACTTCAGTGAactcataaataaatgtaaaaaaacccAAGAGGGAGCACGAAAGGCCGAGGGGGGGAAAGGCGCGTGCGGCTCTCGGGGTTAGTGGGGTAGTCAGAATGGTCTATTAAGTGAGGCGTTCAAAGTCTGGTCGGCTGTAGTGCCATCACCGTGGTAACCTGTGAAATACAGGACGGCTTTATTAAAGCAGAGGGAGGGAGGAATAAAAGACGGTGAATATGGAAAGACAAACTAATCACAAGAATGCACACAGTAAACAGGCCCACTGGACTGGACCATGGGTTAGCCTTCAATTCTTAATGCCATTGATTCAACAGGGTGCTCGCAACACTCCTTAgggattttggtccatattgacacAAGAGCATCACGCAGTCGAAGCAGACTTGTCGGATGAACGTCCAGGACACGACAATCCTATTCCACAGCGTCCCAAAGCCACTctactggattgagatctggtgactgtggaggccgtGTGAATACAGAGACCTCACAGTCACGTTCAAGAAGCCAGTTTGTGATGATTTTAGCTTCGAGACATGCCGTGGTATCCTGTGGTCACAAAAGGGATGGCCATGGTTAGCGACAAAACTCGGGGGGAGGCTGTGGCGTTTGAACTGCGCTCAATTGGTactaaggggcccaaagtgcggggaaaaaaaagaaaaagccctCCCCTACACCAGTATGAACTGCTGGTATAAgtcaggatggatccatgctttcttGAAAGAAAACGCGATTCATCAGACTAGGCCGCCTTCTTCGCATTCTTGCTAAAAGACACGGGTTAGCACGGGCACTCCAGCAGAGCTGCACACAAGGTGGTCCGACACTAACAGAATTAGCGttaactttttcagcaatttgcgCTACAGCAGCTTTTCTATTCGATCGGACTACTCGCGGCATCCTTCTCTCCCGCACGCGAGTATTAGCTGCCCTTGACTATCACGATCTGGCTCTTGTCAAAGTCGCTCTTTTTGttacacttgcccattttttcctGCGTCCAACACGTCAACTCCAGGGACAAAACTTCCGGGTGCAATTGTAACAAGATAATCAATATTAGTCTTTACTTGACCTTTCAGCGTCataaggttatggctgatctgtgtgtgtttatatatatgagagagaggtTACTTTGCCAAATAAAGTTCAGTATTATAGTTAAGCACATCATGAGGTCAGAGCGCTGAGTCAGCCCAGGTACAGTGCCCTAGGAGGAGACTGGGTTAaggcccttgctcaagggcccaagagGGGGCAGCTTAGGCGGAAGCTAGGACTTAAACTCCAACCTTCTGTTCAGTAACCCAGAGCAGTAACCtactgagctaccactggccCATTTAAAAAATTCCATTAGCATCATTAAAACTacataaatgttatattaactAATAAACACAAAAGAGTCCATCTCTACTCAAAATGGTGAatagaaggttaaaaatggGTACAAAAGGAAACagcatgaccacacacacacacacacacacacacacacacacacacacacacacgagtatgGCTGACTCATTGGGAGATTTATAGTCCTCATTTCAGCTATGAATTTCCACAAACCCAGCTTGTGTGATCAATATTCTGGTGACCCCCCACAgtgaggtggaaaaaaaaaacccagggaGGAAAAGATGaattaaatacacaaatacTGCATGCATGTGCAGGAAAGGGAGAGTGGAAGACTGAAACtagcaagagagaaagagagggagcgCGAGAGCGTGTatgagagagcaagagagtgcGCGAGAGCAAGCGCGCGGGAGAGAGAAACAGCAGTGATGATCGATGCCAGTCTGCCACCACTCTGTAGCAGCGAGAGGCTGCAACAAAAGCGCGGAATAAAGGCTCTGCTGCTCTCGTCTCCAGTCGCCCTGCATCTCTCCGACTCTCCATACACAACGCAGACCAGATACAAGGTGATGCCTCTGCCTGCCATCAACAAGTTACGACTAAAGGACCCTCAGCCGTAAAGgggcagagggaaaaaaaagaggaggatTTGCTCTTCAGTTAAGCAACCGAGCTGACGACATTGCGGTGAAAAGgggaagaggaggaaaaaaaaaaaaaagaaaaaaagagagggggggggCGCGACAATGTTCGCGAGGGTCGCTTTGGATACAAATCAATTTGAAAAAGATTAAGGATTCCTGGAAGCATCAAGAATGCCGGACCTTTCTTAATTTGGGAACTGGatttaaagagagaaaaaaccaAACGCCTACAAGGGAATtaggaaccaaaaaaaaaataaaatagaatggaCTCCTGCAAAATGGatcttgtaaatgtgtttccGATGAGAGGGCTTGGCATCGCACTAGTTGAGAAGACCTTCGCTTGTTTCGTATTTACTCAAAAGGCTTTTTCCCCTTTGGATTTCCCATCCATCTGGCTGTACCAGGGATCTACGGAGAAAGACAGTTGAATGCCACCGTCGATGTTCGCAAAAGAATGGGTAAGTTAGCGCTTTTTATTCACGGAGTGTGGACCTGAATAGGAAATAGAATGAAAAGCAACGGGggttgggggggtgggggtgttgAGCGaggaaaaaaggggggggggggggtggtagagagagagagagagagagagagagagagagagagagagagagagagagtgtaacgGTTAAGTGAGCTCTCTATCCAGAAATATCCACGTACTTAAAAACAGCGTTTTTTCTTATACCTCTTTTCCTGTTTCTATCCTACAAAGTCTTGATTTTGATCAATGCAGGTTATTTGCCGTAGTGCAGGCTAGAGTATGGAGAGAGGGGGGGTAGAAATAGCTGGAAAAAGGGCAGTGAATTAACGTTCAAAGcctaaccatttaaaaaaaaaaattaatcaaaactaattagaaaattttaataagtGCTATAAATTACACTTGGTGTTCGTGCTCAGGTGAAAGGGCAATTGTTTACAACTCACgtgattaaaatgtattatttcaaCTCAATTTAGCCAAAATATAACCTGCATGTACAAATcaaaggtgaaaaaaataaaaattggtgTTTAAACTACCTAGCCTGCGCATCACCACCCCCGAAAGATCCGTTGCTGCTCAGCACAGTAAGCagagattaaaagaaaaaaaagaaaagaaatgtttcCATGCACTGCAGAGATCAAATTTGCCTCcttgggtttatttttttatttttttttttatgtttgaacCCACGCAGGTTTCCATTCAAGGTGGCCATTGGTGGGACGAACACCAGCGGCACTTTGTGTGATCAGCATGCTACTGTGCCTGCCTCTCACATCATGCACAGCCTGCCCTCAGAAATGCCGCTGCGAGGACCTGCAGTTTTACTGCGACACACAGGGACTCCTGGCGCCCCCAGACGGCGTGGACAGAGGAGCCCTGGGACTCTCACTCCGCCACAACAGCATCAACGAGCTGAACCCGGATCAGTTCTTCGGATTTACGCAGCTAACCTGGCTCCACTTGGACCACAACCAAATACTCAGCGTGCATGAGGATGCCTTCCAGGGGCTCTACAAGCTCAAGGACCTGAACCTGAGCTCCAACCGCATCACTAAGCTGCCCAACACAACCTTCATCCACCTCATCAACCTTCAAATCCTGGATCTATCCTTCAACCAGTTGACTGCGCTGGAGCCCGAGCTGTTTCACGGGCTCCGGAAGCTCCAGATCCTCCACCTAAGGTCGAACTTCATGCGGACCACACCCGTCAGGGCCTTCTGGGACTGTCGCAGCCTGGAATATCTTGGTTTGAGCAACAATCGGCTTCGCAGCCTGGCTCGGAATGGATTCGCTGGGCTTATAAAGCTACGAGAGCTTCATTTAGAACACAATCACTTGACCAAGATCAATCTGGCCCACTTCCCACGTCTTGTCGCGCTCCAGTACCTCTATCTGCAGTGGAACAAGATTAACAATTTATCATGTACCATGGAGTGGGAGTGGACCACTCTGGAGAAACTGGATCTAACCGGGAATGAAATACGGGCTCTAACCCCTGAAGTGTTTGAAACTTTACCGAACCTTAAGGTATTGCTGCTGGACAACAACAAGTTGACCGGTCTTGACGCCCAAACCACGGATATGTGGAGATCCCTGAACATCATCGGGTTGTCCAGCAACCTTTGGGAATGTACAAAAAAGATTTGCAACTTGGCCAGTTGGCTTAGTAGGTTTAAGGGTCGATGGGAACATTCCATCCTGTGCCACAGCCCTGAGTTCACACAGGGCGAGGAAATACTAGACGCTGTTCACGGATTCCAACTCTGTCAAAACATATCGGCGCCCGTCGTACTGACCAGCACCACAATGGAGGCCACGTTACCCCAACAGTTCACTAGCTCCTTCTTTGGGAATATGCAGACGCCGACGCAGGACTTCTACCCTGAGGATTTTGGGAGCTTCACCATGGTCACCACTACTACCACCACCACGCAGACCCCACAAACTACAATGGCTACCACCACGGTGGACGGGGACGATGCTACCGAGGACTACGGCATTATGGACAACACCCTGCTGACCCAGAGAGTCATTATAGGTACCATGGCccttttattttccttcttcCTCATCATTTTTGTGGTGTACATCTCACGGAAGTGCTGCCCTCCGACGCTACGACGAATCCGCCACTGCTCGGCCATACAGAACCGGCGACAGATGAGGACCCAGCAGAGGCAGCCGATGGCCGACCTGGCCACGCAGGTGCCCTATAACGAGTACGAGCCGACGCACGAGGAAGGTGCATTAGTGATCATTAATGGCTACGGGCAGTGCAAGTGTCAGCAACTGCCTTACAAAGAGTGTGAAGtataaacactttatttattttctgcagtTTATGGGTTTTTTGCCATCTCAACCATTTCTGAAAGATacagggtttgttttttttccggaACTTCTTCAGCTTGAGaagagaaaaatataataacGAGCGTTCATTCTTTATACGGGGGTTTTGGAAATCAATGAAAACCGGAAGGTCATGTGGACTAAATTGAAACGAGATGTATAAAAGAAGCTcgagtttatttttatatagtatGAGAGCAAAGGTTCATATCAAGCTGGGGCAATCAATCTCAGATGGTCGAGTGTGAGATTCGTCATTGCGTTAAGAGTCTGTTATCCAGCAGCACAGAAaagatgagaaagagagaaacaaagcCAAAATTATCTGGAACTTTCAGGTCcggaaagaaagggaaaaaaaaaaaaaaaaaaaactatgtatgACAAACTGCATTCTTATTCTGATAAATGTTTCAATTTTATaatgtggataaaaaaaaaaattattgttgcaTATGATGCACAGAAACGCAAATCTGACAAGAGACAGGCAAAGGGAGATTTTTATGGTGCACGTTAGACTACACTATAGATCTCACTtacacttaaaagaaaaaaaaagagaaaaaaagagaaaaaaaaaagactggttTATGGTTGGGTTCAAAGagcatttttattcatgttttttcttttttaaatggacGAAGAGCACTGTAAAACTGTACCACGTCACATTTAGCTCATGAGTCTGACGAGAGAACCCGACGAAAAATCAACCGGTAACTGGGAAATAAATCTGTGTCATGTTTAGATTTCTGTTTGATCAAGCCAAGATTCCATTTCATCCAACAGGAACCTTCTGctgtttactatttttattttctttccccccctttctttaacaagttacaCCCTCATCAtctccgaaaaaaaaaaaaaatgataatgtgAAAAGcttagctgtgtgtgtgaaaaggctCATGTCCAATGCGTTCCCCCTCTTTGCTAACTGTCTGGCTCGCTCCGTCTACTGTGACGTCAGCAGGGATTCAATAAATGTTACAGACGTTTGCTCACTTTACCATTATTGTATCTGCACATTCTTAATGaggttttgctttttgttttgagattaaaaagaaataagatgaaTCTGCCCGTCAATGGCGTTCACTCTGAATTCACTCGCTGCAGGAAATGACTGGAGAGATCCTTAACGATATGGGAGAGGGGGAAAATAAATGCTTCGCCGAATTACAATGAGGTAGGGAATagcattacattaaaaaaaaaatctgagaaatATACTCCCTCAGGCTTGGGAACAGCCTtttgagagaggaaaaaaaaaaaaagaaagcagagaGCATAATCGCATGTGACAGCTTGAAGATTGAACCAATTAAGGACAagcaaaaataatgtaatatccCATCACCCGCTCCAGTACTCCAGCACGACTTAGACTGCTGGGCCGTTCGACTCCTTCACCGTTTTGATCGACGGCTCCCGGTGCTGTATTTCACAGAGGCATGGGCGACAAAGTGCGTTATCTGAAGATTCTAAGGATATTACTGACAAGGTGTGGCAGGGCGGTGGTGATGAACGGCAGAAGAAGAGACCTAAGAAGAGAGTGTACCAGGCTCCTTAAAGAAAGCCTCAGCACGGGAGAGGGGACGGcctgttggggggggggggggtgcacaTTGATATGCAGCGGACAGAGAAAGCGCATTAGCATAGAGAGGGGaaacggggggaaaaaaaaaagaccagatCAGATCTGTGCGTTCCGCTGCGATGTCGAGGACAGGAAAGGGTGAACGGCCGAGCGGCTAGAGCGAGCGCTTTACAGCAACAGGGAGCCGATCAGTCCGTCACAGTCCGCGAGGCTTCGGCGGCAGGTTCAGGTTTTTCTACTGAGGAACTGAGAGTCATAAGAGAGGTATTTTGGGCAGCACTTAAAATAGAAAAGGAATCACAGGCATTGTGGAGCGAGGAGGGAGTAATTACCCTGCAGAGCATCGAGATACCCCGGACTGGTgcccacacacacttactgacTCCTGCAGCCAggaacacagacagagagagagagagagatataagGACTTGGATtaaggaaagagagagggggagatggACGGAGGCAACAATGAGAGCGCAAAGAGAAACATGGATGGAGAAAGATGAGAGCTCAGAAAGAGTCCAAGTGACATGGAGGAGTGAGAGAGGAAAGatggagacagaaaaaaaaaaaaaaggagtgaaaAGGGATTTACAAAGACAGTTGAGGAAGAGAGGgtcaaagagaaagagaaacatgAAGGAGTGAAAAGAAGGGAGACGAAGACGGAGTTTAGAGACAGTTGAGATCGAGACAGaaagaaggttaaaaaaaaaaagtgggagaAAGAGGACAATCAGACCAGATAAAAATGAAGAGAGTCCAGAAAGAGccaaactataaaaaaacaaaaaggatattcatgttataataaaataaaaagaaaaacagagaaaaaaattagcaagtgaataaaaaaaaaataaaaaaaacattctatataatgaagaaagataaaataaagaaagaaagaaagaaagaaagagtgaagGATCTCTGCAGGCCTAAAAACAGATCCTCTCATAGTAAAGCTCTAAACGAAACGAGGACGTCGATACTTAGAGAAACGTGGAGGGCAATGAGCCGATGCAGCACATCGCTCTGCTCGGAGCCCGCATAGagacagcaggagagagagagagagagaacgtgaTTCATGTTTTCCACTATTCTGATTTTCCTCAACAGTAAAGTCTGCATgtttacagaacataaaaaaaaaactgctgaatTTTGAGAATAAAGAGATGAGGGCATACTTAGGCATggccgtacacacacacaccgagagcCGAGGCGGAGATGAACCTCTCGTGCATTAGTGCGCGCAGATTCTCGAGGGACTGCAGCCCACGGGGTTGTGCAGCCATCTGCACTGACGCCTGTATCGCTCTCGTCATAACGCTGAAATACGCAGCGCTCTGTCCAAACCGCACGCTGATCCCACCTCCCATTTCCCTTCTGTATTGTTTATGCATCATCTCGGGATACAAGATGTGGCCAAGTGTTCTTTGAGACGTATACATCACTTTGAAATAGGGCGCTGCACTTCATGATTCCAGGATTCAGAACTACAGGACACGTTTTGGTAAAACCCAACCCGGAGTAGCTTTGTAACTTCTTAAGCTGTGTTTGTAGAGTTCTGCGCGAGAGAGAAGACGAGAGCTTGTCCTTCTTCGAGTGTCATTTACAATCTCCTGATCACGTCATCATTAACACAGTGGTTACTAAGCAGGACAGGCCTTTCTGTCTGAAACAATCTGAATCCAGTCCATTTCACACAATCTTTACAAATGATCCTCCAAACCTGCAAATCTAAACACAATGTCGGCCAAAAATATGgcattggtgctaaaaagtctCTCACCGGGGTGGGAAGTGAACACAATTTCATAATACTTAACGCTTTTcatctcctgatccatgcttcatttatttatttttagtaactgcgcacacatttatatttatcagataaaaaaaacggCTAAATACAGTTTCGTGCCCTTTTATGTCCCTAGTGTCAGTTactttttaatttgatttgaatttaaatctttcaacggtcttaactgtcattcagatgaaacttggccaatatagattttacatgaaaagacataaaacctaaaaaaaaatttttttttaaagtgcattataCAATATTGCGACATGAATTcaacatggttacggacactacagattattttttttttttattttttaaacttttaccaAAAACCCATTTTGAGCAAAATTTCTTTCCAGGTCATATGTCTATcccaccaattttagtatcaatactctcttttttaaaaaaaaaaaaaaaaaaaaaaaaaaaaaaagtatgaagaatttgcattttaaaatgattgtttgaagtgagacagtataacattatatattacaATCAGCACCActactgtgttttggctgtaAACAAATGAGAAAAGGCACCAGTGGTTGGCGAGAGCATTGAAATCCTTCAAACGTCCTGGAAATGCTCTTGAAATTTATCCACGGCTAGCAGTGaaaaaccattttaaaaaataataatccatcTCGTCAGAAGATTCCTCGAATGCAAACCGATGTGAATTCGCTAGGGTCAGGAAAACGGCACTTCACAAAACTCTCCAAAGAATTAAACTTGAAAGAACAGAACGAAACAAATCTCTCGAATCCGGCAGCAGGGATACGGCTCTCTCGAGCTTGAACAGACGACTTTGTGAACACGCTCAGGAAGGTTTTGGACGAGGCTCGGGCCCAAGCGGAATCTGTTCCTGCCAGTGGAAATCTTTAGAGAGGAGAAAATGTGCTGCGGAGCTGTTAACTGTTAACACTGGTAATGAGGCAAATGGGAGATTTGGACTGATGAGCTGGGGTAACGGGGAAATCCATTAGTATTGATCACCggcacatgtttgctgtgtttacaagaaaatggggggggggggggggggtattacAAAATACCAGTAATTCATCATGTAGCCTAACTGATGTGTAAATGATTTAACAGGCTGGAAAACCCGTCACCGGTTACTCAGAATTAAAACATGGGCAGCGTGTTCTTAGAGTGATCACGCCACTCAGAGAGGGTCAGGGGTTTATCCTCCAGGGGGCGCCGTTTGTCGTTCTAGCAAGCTGAAATGCGCAAAGAAAACTCAGCGGAAATTCGACACACAGAAGCCCTTGCTCAAGATTTTTCACTTTAAGAACTTAAAGTTTGCAAGAAGTTAGCATCAAAGCATTTATTGCCATAGAAACGAATGCTGGCTAAGTCGCGCGTACATTCAAAACCTGTTTGCGTCAATGCAAAGCCAAGAGAAGTGATTTTTCAGTCAGTGAAAGCTGTTTCAAAAGAATCGACCCACAATATTAACGTTGCAGTCAGCACGCATTTAAACGTTACGTgatttttcatgctttttttttttggtaatattGTCCAGATTATCCGCATTTACCATATTTATTCTGGAAAAATTTATCGCAATATAACCTTCTCCTTAAGAATTCACATAAAACTAATTACATTTGTATGTCGAAGTTATGTAG belongs to Clarias gariepinus isolate MV-2021 ecotype Netherlands chromosome 2, CGAR_prim_01v2, whole genome shotgun sequence and includes:
- the lrrtm2 gene encoding leucine-rich repeat transmembrane neuronal protein 2; this translates as MGFHSRWPLVGRTPAALCVISMLLCLPLTSCTACPQKCRCEDLQFYCDTQGLLAPPDGVDRGALGLSLRHNSINELNPDQFFGFTQLTWLHLDHNQILSVHEDAFQGLYKLKDLNLSSNRITKLPNTTFIHLINLQILDLSFNQLTALEPELFHGLRKLQILHLRSNFMRTTPVRAFWDCRSLEYLGLSNNRLRSLARNGFAGLIKLRELHLEHNHLTKINLAHFPRLVALQYLYLQWNKINNLSCTMEWEWTTLEKLDLTGNEIRALTPEVFETLPNLKVLLLDNNKLTGLDAQTTDMWRSLNIIGLSSNLWECTKKICNLASWLSRFKGRWEHSILCHSPEFTQGEEILDAVHGFQLCQNISAPVVLTSTTMEATLPQQFTSSFFGNMQTPTQDFYPEDFGSFTMVTTTTTTTQTPQTTMATTTVDGDDATEDYGIMDNTLLTQRVIIGTMALLFSFFLIIFVVYISRKCCPPTLRRIRHCSAIQNRRQMRTQQRQPMADLATQVPYNEYEPTHEEGALVIINGYGQCKCQQLPYKECEV